A portion of the Anoxybacillus gonensis genome contains these proteins:
- a CDS encoding 2-isopropylmalate synthase, whose amino-acid sequence MRKINIFDTTLRDGEQSAGVNLNLHEKLEIARQLERLGVDIIEAGFPAASKGDFQAVQAIAQTVRNCSVTGLSRSVQSDIDAAWEALKDGAEPRLHVFIATSPIHMQYKLRMTPEQVIETAVESVRYAKKYFPIVQWSAEDACRSDLPFLATIIERVIEAGANVINIPDTVGYITPKQYGDIFSFLKKNVRNIEKISLSAHCHDDLGMAVANSLAAIEAGATQIEGTINGIGERAGNAAIEEVAVALYIRKDYYQAETRLNLQEIKRTSNLVSKLTGMIVPPNKAIVGKNAFAHESGIHQDGVLKEKTTYEIISPQLVGVQSNSMVLGKHSGRHAFRTRIQELGYSLTEEEVNRLFVRFKDLADKKKDITDDDLIALILDEKLDTYKNFYQLCSIQVQYGTNQIPTAVVVLKDGEGNDIQEAATGAGSVEALYNALEKALQLPVTLLDYRIESVGSGRDALAQVYVKVSLDGKEASGRGTAQDVLEASAKAYIHAVNRMFVIEKMKEEQALAAQ is encoded by the coding sequence GTGCGAAAAATTAACATTTTTGATACGACGTTGCGTGACGGAGAGCAGTCTGCGGGCGTCAATTTAAACTTGCATGAAAAGCTAGAAATTGCTCGGCAGTTAGAACGCCTCGGTGTAGATATCATCGAGGCGGGATTCCCTGCCGCATCAAAAGGTGATTTCCAAGCCGTTCAAGCGATCGCACAAACCGTTCGCAACTGTTCGGTTACAGGTCTTTCTCGCTCTGTTCAGTCAGACATTGATGCGGCGTGGGAGGCGCTAAAAGATGGGGCGGAACCACGATTACACGTATTTATCGCCACGTCACCTATTCATATGCAATATAAATTGCGCATGACACCAGAACAAGTGATTGAAACAGCTGTTGAGTCTGTTCGTTACGCGAAAAAATATTTTCCGATTGTACAATGGTCAGCAGAAGATGCATGTCGAAGCGATCTTCCGTTTCTTGCGACGATTATTGAACGAGTGATCGAAGCAGGAGCGAACGTCATTAATATTCCAGATACAGTCGGCTACATTACACCGAAACAATATGGCGACATATTCTCTTTTTTAAAGAAAAATGTTCGGAATATTGAAAAAATTAGTTTGTCTGCTCATTGTCACGATGACTTAGGAATGGCCGTCGCAAATTCGCTTGCAGCTATTGAAGCGGGAGCGACGCAAATTGAAGGAACGATTAATGGCATTGGCGAGAGAGCAGGAAACGCGGCAATTGAAGAAGTGGCGGTCGCGCTTTATATTCGCAAAGATTACTACCAAGCTGAGACGCGCTTGAACTTGCAAGAGATTAAACGAACGAGCAACCTCGTAAGCAAGTTAACAGGAATGATTGTCCCTCCAAATAAAGCGATCGTTGGTAAAAACGCTTTTGCCCATGAATCAGGCATTCATCAAGATGGAGTGTTAAAAGAAAAAACAACGTATGAAATTATATCTCCGCAACTTGTTGGCGTGCAATCGAATTCGATGGTGCTCGGAAAACATTCGGGACGCCATGCGTTTCGCACACGCATTCAAGAGCTTGGTTATTCGTTAACAGAAGAAGAAGTGAATCGTTTATTCGTTCGTTTTAAAGATTTAGCAGATAAAAAGAAAGATATTACCGATGATGATTTAATCGCCCTTATTTTAGATGAAAAGCTAGATACGTATAAAAACTTTTATCAATTATGTTCGATTCAAGTGCAGTATGGGACAAATCAAATTCCAACAGCAGTTGTCGTGCTGAAAGATGGAGAAGGAAACGACATTCAAGAAGCAGCAACGGGAGCTGGTAGCGTCGAGGCGCTATATAACGCTTTAGAAAAAGCGCTGCAATTGCCGGTGACGTTGCTTGACTATCGCATTGAATCCGTTGGAAGCGGACGTGATGCTTTAGCGCAAGTATATGTGAAAGTATCGCTCGATGGTAAAGAAGCAAGCGGGCGTGGAACGGCACAAGATGTGCTAGAAGCATCAGCAAAAGCATATATTCACGCCGTCAATCGCATGTTTGTCATTGAAAAAATGAAAGAAGAACAAGCGCTTGCCGCGCAATAA
- a CDS encoding DUF3196 family protein, with translation MKKRKVVPHPYVKERLLTEGMNALKEKRYKEAYTYLTQLKELQLHDDDVEMALVVCLFEMGHVEEAKERCEQLLERGRGDWTVYISMLVHLQQYDEVVAVIHKLQGKGMDCTPFLPLLQFSEKMIRSQHEQRSKQYESIFESDQWTKQLRTLHQLDVRTVPHLVSIFARYLHDEMKHPIVKTTMLHILRKEQVMEPMTVKKLGQTMTVVPAELDEQQQKHWIEQVLDIIEQTWATQNPTMYEWCEQIWLRYMFVTYPFLPEGSTQQWANALYTYVEQCETGQTVWTNPLVAKLYEAEKLWLSVESI, from the coding sequence ATGAAAAAACGAAAAGTCGTTCCGCATCCATATGTAAAAGAGCGGTTGTTAACAGAAGGGATGAATGCGTTAAAAGAAAAGCGATATAAAGAAGCGTATACGTATTTGACACAATTGAAAGAGCTGCAACTTCACGATGATGATGTAGAAATGGCACTTGTCGTCTGTTTATTTGAAATGGGACATGTAGAAGAGGCAAAAGAAAGATGTGAGCAACTGTTAGAGCGCGGCAGAGGGGATTGGACGGTATACATCTCTATGCTCGTCCATTTACAACAATACGATGAAGTTGTCGCAGTCATTCATAAACTTCAGGGAAAAGGAATGGATTGCACACCGTTTTTACCGCTTTTACAGTTTAGTGAAAAAATGATTCGGTCTCAGCACGAACAACGCTCAAAACAATACGAATCGATTTTCGAAAGCGATCAATGGACGAAACAACTACGCACCCTTCACCAATTAGATGTGCGCACCGTTCCACACCTTGTTTCTATTTTTGCTCGCTATTTACATGATGAAATGAAACATCCAATTGTAAAAACGACGATGTTACACATATTAAGGAAAGAACAAGTGATGGAGCCGATGACCGTAAAAAAATTGGGGCAAACGATGACGGTCGTTCCAGCTGAGCTCGATGAACAACAACAAAAGCATTGGATAGAACAAGTGCTTGATATCATCGAACAAACGTGGGCGACACAAAATCCAACGATGTATGAATGGTGTGAACAAATATGGCTTCGTTACATGTTTGTGACATACCCGTTTCTTCCAGAAGGTTCCACACAACAATGGGCAAATGCGTTATACACATATGTTGAGCAATGTGAAACGGGACAAACGGTATGGACAAATCCGCTCGTTGCCAAACTTTATGAAGCAGAAAAATTGTGGCTCTCTGTTGAAAGTATATAA
- the leuD gene encoding 3-isopropylmalate dehydratase small subunit — protein sequence MEPFIIHKGKVAGLDRANVDTDQIIPKQFLKRIERTGFGQFLFYDWRYLPDGTPNPHFELNRPENEGATILVANENFGCGSSREHAPWALADYGFRAVIAPSFADIFYNNCLKNSLLPIKLSKEDVVYLLKQAERSDYELTISLEQQVVFDDEGFTSAFDIDPYRKQLLLKGWDEIDLTFVYEPYIIAYEKARS from the coding sequence TTGGAACCATTCATTATTCATAAAGGAAAAGTCGCTGGTTTAGATCGTGCCAATGTGGATACGGATCAAATTATTCCGAAACAATTTTTAAAACGAATTGAGCGCACAGGATTTGGCCAATTTCTTTTTTATGATTGGCGCTATCTTCCAGACGGGACACCAAACCCGCATTTTGAGTTAAATCGCCCTGAAAACGAAGGAGCAACGATTTTAGTGGCAAATGAAAATTTTGGTTGCGGTTCATCGCGCGAACATGCGCCTTGGGCGCTTGCTGATTATGGGTTTCGTGCTGTCATTGCTCCTTCCTTTGCGGATATTTTTTATAACAACTGTTTAAAAAATAGTTTACTTCCAATTAAACTTTCAAAAGAAGATGTCGTGTATTTATTAAAACAAGCGGAGCGGTCAGATTATGAGCTGACTATTTCCCTTGAACAACAAGTCGTTTTTGATGACGAAGGATTTACAAGCGCGTTTGATATTGACCCGTATCGAAAACAGCTTCTTTTAAAAGGTTGGGACGAAATCGACTTAACGTTCGTTTATGAACCATATATTATCGCCTATGAAAAAGCACGCTCTTGA
- the ilvN gene encoding acetolactate synthase small subunit has translation MKRIITMTVNNRPGVLNRITGLFTKRHYNIESITVGHTETEGVSRMTFVVNVDDERIAEQITKQLNKQIDVLKVVDITDQAIIVRELALIKVAVTAATRGEIYTLIEPFRAAIVDVARDSLVVQVTGEPEKIDALIDLLKPYGLKEVARTGTTAFPRGSQRASSTNKSLFII, from the coding sequence GTGAAGCGAATTATTACAATGACAGTAAACAACCGTCCGGGTGTATTAAATCGCATTACAGGTTTGTTTACGAAGCGACATTACAACATTGAAAGCATTACAGTTGGCCATACAGAAACAGAAGGCGTTTCACGTATGACGTTTGTCGTCAATGTAGATGATGAACGCATTGCTGAACAAATTACAAAGCAATTAAACAAACAAATTGATGTGTTAAAAGTTGTAGATATTACCGATCAAGCGATTATCGTTCGAGAACTTGCTTTAATTAAAGTGGCGGTTACAGCGGCGACGCGCGGTGAAATTTATACATTAATTGAACCGTTTCGTGCAGCGATTGTCGATGTGGCGCGCGATAGTCTTGTCGTTCAAGTAACAGGTGAGCCAGAAAAAATTGATGCGCTCATCGACTTATTAAAGCCATACGGATTAAAGGAAGTCGCAAGAACAGGAACAACAGCGTTTCCGCGCGGTTCACAACGCGCATCATCAACAAATAAATCACTATTCATCATTTAA
- the ilvB gene encoding acetolactate synthase large subunit, with amino-acid sequence MAANMKVKERVAKKQTLCGALMLIEALKAENVKVIFGYPGGAVLPIYDKLYESGVFHVLTRHEQGAIHAAEGYARISGKPGVVIATSGPGATNIVTGLTDAMMDSIPLVVFTGQVASNVIGSDAFQEADVLGITMPITKHSYQVRDIHELPKIIKEAFHIATTGRPGPVLIDIPKDMAVAEAEFDYEQDVQLPGYQPTTKPNHLQIRKLVEAVSQAKRPVILAGAGVLHANAHEQLKQYAEQQNIPVIHTLLGLGGFPADHPLFLGMAGMHGTYTANMALYECDLLINVGARFDDRVTGNLAHFAPKATVAHIDIDPAEIGKNVPTKIPIVGDAKEALIQLIEQNGKRPDVSEWLNKLNEWKREYPLMYKREPGVLKPQRLIEMIHEYTNGEAVVTTDVGQHQMWVAQYYKFKQPHRWVTSGGLGTMGFGLPAAIGAQLAQPEATVVAIVGDGGFQMTLQELSVIQELNLPIKIVIVNNQALGMVRQWQEIFYEKRYSHSLIPNQPDFVRLAEAYGMKAMRATTEEEAEYVLKEAFATNAPVLLDFHVHPGENVYPMVAPGKGLHEMVGVKW; translated from the coding sequence ATGGCAGCGAATATGAAAGTGAAAGAAAGAGTAGCAAAAAAGCAAACGTTGTGTGGAGCGCTCATGTTAATTGAGGCGCTCAAAGCAGAAAACGTAAAAGTCATTTTCGGTTATCCGGGAGGTGCTGTGTTACCGATTTACGACAAGCTTTATGAGTCAGGCGTATTCCACGTGCTAACACGTCATGAACAAGGCGCTATTCATGCAGCGGAAGGATATGCCCGCATTTCAGGAAAACCTGGTGTCGTCATTGCCACATCTGGACCGGGTGCCACAAATATCGTGACAGGTTTAACAGATGCAATGATGGACTCTATTCCGCTCGTCGTCTTTACAGGGCAAGTGGCATCAAATGTCATCGGTTCAGATGCCTTCCAAGAAGCGGATGTGTTAGGAATTACAATGCCTATTACAAAACATAGTTACCAAGTACGCGACATACACGAGCTGCCAAAAATCATTAAAGAAGCATTTCATATTGCGACGACTGGGCGCCCAGGCCCTGTATTAATCGATATTCCGAAAGATATGGCCGTCGCTGAAGCGGAGTTTGATTACGAACAAGATGTACAGTTGCCAGGTTATCAGCCGACAACAAAACCGAACCATTTGCAAATTCGCAAGCTTGTTGAAGCAGTTAGTCAAGCAAAGCGCCCGGTCATTTTAGCGGGAGCAGGTGTTCTCCATGCGAATGCCCATGAACAGTTAAAACAATATGCTGAACAACAAAATATTCCTGTCATTCATACCCTTTTAGGACTTGGTGGTTTTCCTGCCGATCATCCACTATTTCTCGGGATGGCAGGAATGCACGGAACGTACACAGCAAACATGGCTCTGTATGAGTGTGATTTGCTCATTAATGTCGGCGCACGATTCGATGATCGGGTGACTGGAAATTTAGCGCATTTCGCACCAAAAGCAACGGTCGCTCATATCGATATTGATCCAGCGGAAATTGGAAAAAATGTACCAACAAAAATTCCAATCGTTGGTGATGCAAAAGAAGCACTCATTCAATTAATTGAACAAAACGGAAAGCGACCAGATGTATCAGAGTGGCTTAACAAGTTAAACGAATGGAAACGTGAATATCCGCTCATGTACAAACGCGAACCGGGTGTACTCAAACCACAACGTCTCATTGAAATGATTCACGAATATACAAACGGTGAAGCGGTTGTGACGACAGATGTAGGTCAACATCAAATGTGGGTCGCTCAATATTATAAATTTAAACAACCACATCGTTGGGTTACATCCGGTGGGCTTGGAACGATGGGATTCGGTTTGCCAGCGGCAATTGGTGCTCAATTGGCGCAACCAGAAGCGACGGTTGTAGCGATCGTTGGTGACGGTGGGTTTCAAATGACATTACAAGAGCTATCGGTTATTCAAGAGTTGAATTTGCCAATTAAAATTGTCATCGTTAACAATCAAGCACTCGGCATGGTGCGTCAATGGCAAGAAATCTTTTATGAAAAACGATATTCTCATTCTCTCATTCCGAATCAACCGGATTTCGTTCGGTTAGCGGAAGCATACGGCATGAAAGCGATGCGCGCAACGACGGAAGAAGAAGCAGAATACGTATTGAAAGAAGCATTTGCGACAAATGCCCCGGTTTTACTTGATTTTCATGTTCATCCAGGGGAAAACGTATATCCGATGGTGGCACCTGGAAAAGGGCTACATGAGATGGTGGGGGTGAAATGGTGA
- the ilvE gene encoding branched-chain-amino-acid transaminase, with protein sequence MSEQWIFLNDEFVTKENAKISVYDHGFLYGDGVFEGIRVYSGNVFRMKEHIDRLYNSAKSILLNIPYTKEELTNIIVQTVQKNGFEDAYIRVVVSRGVGDLGLDPYKCPKPQVVVIVEPLAIFPKHLYETGIEVVTVATRRNRPDVLSPKVKSLNYLNNVLVRIEAHLANVSEALMLNDQGYVAEGSADNVFIVKNGVLYTPPGYVGALEGITRDAIMDIAKDLGYVVKEEPFTRHDVYTADEVFLTGTAAEVIAVVKVDGRVIGDGVPGEHTKRLLEEFRKRVVSEGVKVYATQNVNAG encoded by the coding sequence TTGAGTGAACAGTGGATTTTTCTGAACGATGAATTTGTCACAAAAGAAAATGCAAAAATCTCTGTATACGATCACGGTTTTCTTTATGGGGATGGGGTGTTTGAAGGCATTCGCGTGTATAGCGGCAACGTGTTTCGTATGAAAGAACATATTGATCGCTTATACAATTCAGCGAAATCCATTTTATTAAACATTCCGTACACAAAAGAAGAATTAACAAATATTATCGTCCAGACGGTGCAAAAAAACGGCTTTGAGGACGCTTATATTCGCGTAGTCGTGTCGCGCGGTGTCGGTGACCTCGGACTTGATCCATACAAATGTCCAAAGCCGCAAGTGGTCGTCATCGTTGAACCGTTGGCAATCTTCCCAAAACATTTATATGAAACGGGCATCGAAGTCGTTACGGTAGCAACGAGACGAAATCGACCAGATGTACTAAGTCCGAAAGTAAAATCGTTAAACTACTTAAACAACGTATTAGTACGAATTGAAGCGCATTTAGCAAACGTCAGCGAAGCGCTCATGCTTAACGACCAAGGATATGTCGCTGAAGGCTCAGCAGATAACGTGTTTATCGTCAAAAATGGCGTGTTATATACACCACCAGGATATGTCGGGGCACTTGAAGGCATTACGCGCGATGCGATCATGGACATCGCCAAAGACCTCGGTTATGTCGTTAAAGAAGAACCGTTCACTCGTCATGATGTGTACACAGCAGACGAAGTATTTTTAACAGGAACCGCAGCAGAAGTCATTGCGGTCGTCAAAGTCGATGGTCGTGTCATTGGTGACGGTGTACCGGGTGAACATACGAAACGGTTGTTAGAAGAGTTTCGTAAACGAGTTGTTTCTGAAGGCGTAAAAGTATATGCTACACAAAATGTGAATGCAGGATAA
- the ilvC gene encoding ketol-acid reductoisomerase, with translation MVKVYYNGDANEAYIQGKKVAIIGYGSQGHAHAQNLRDSGVDVIIGLRKGKSWEKAEQDGFVVLPVDEATKQADIVMILLPDEHQPKVYKEEIAPNLQPGNALVFAHGFNIHFNQIVPPSDVDVFLVAPKGPGHLVRRTYTEGAGVPALIAVYQNVSGEAKETALAYAKAIGSARAGVIETTFKEETETDLFGEQAVLCGGLTALVKAGFETLVEAGYQPEIAYFECLHELKLIVDLMYEGGLAGMRYSISDTAQWGDFVTGPRIINDAVKAEMKKVLEDIQTGKFAKGWILENQANRPEFNAINRRENEHLIEVVGRELRKMMPFVNAKQKDVVTVGAKN, from the coding sequence ATGGTAAAAGTATATTACAATGGCGATGCAAACGAAGCTTACATTCAAGGAAAGAAAGTAGCGATTATCGGATACGGATCTCAAGGTCATGCCCATGCGCAAAACCTTCGCGATAGCGGCGTTGATGTGATCATTGGATTGAGAAAAGGTAAATCATGGGAAAAAGCAGAACAAGATGGATTTGTCGTCTTGCCAGTGGATGAAGCGACAAAGCAAGCTGATATTGTAATGATTTTACTTCCAGATGAACATCAGCCGAAAGTATATAAAGAAGAAATTGCACCAAACTTACAGCCGGGCAATGCCCTCGTGTTTGCACACGGGTTTAATATTCATTTTAACCAAATTGTCCCACCAAGCGACGTGGATGTCTTTTTAGTTGCACCGAAGGGACCAGGCCATTTAGTTCGTCGCACATATACAGAAGGAGCAGGTGTGCCAGCGTTAATTGCTGTATATCAAAATGTAAGCGGCGAAGCGAAAGAAACAGCGCTTGCGTATGCGAAAGCGATCGGATCCGCTCGAGCAGGTGTAATTGAAACGACGTTTAAAGAAGAAACAGAAACAGATTTATTTGGCGAACAAGCGGTTCTTTGTGGCGGGTTGACTGCTCTTGTCAAAGCAGGATTTGAAACGCTCGTTGAAGCCGGATATCAACCGGAAATTGCATATTTCGAATGTTTGCATGAGTTAAAACTTATTGTTGATTTAATGTACGAAGGCGGTTTAGCAGGCATGCGCTATTCTATTTCTGATACAGCACAATGGGGTGACTTTGTTACAGGTCCACGCATCATTAACGATGCGGTAAAAGCAGAAATGAAAAAAGTGCTCGAAGACATTCAAACAGGGAAGTTTGCAAAAGGTTGGATTTTAGAAAATCAAGCGAATCGTCCGGAGTTTAACGCGATTAACCGTCGCGAAAACGAGCATTTAATTGAAGTCGTTGGCCGCGAATTACGTAAAATGATGCCGTTTGTCAACGCTAAACAGAAAGATGTGGTGACGGTCGGTGCGAAAAATTAA
- the leuC gene encoding 3-isopropylmalate dehydratase large subunit: protein MAPKTIIEKIWDEHVVYREDGKPDLLYIDLHLVHEVTSPQAFEGLRQKGRKVRRPDLTFATMDHNVPTINRFVVEDEVARNQMTALERNCREFGVPLADLNSPEQGIVHVIGPELGLTQPGKTIVCGDSHTSTHGAFGALAFGIGTSEVEHVLATQTLWQHRPKTMQVNVTGALAPGVSAKDVILAIIGKFGVDFGTGYVLEFTGDVIRRLSMEERMTICNMSIEAGARAGLIAPDDVTFAYLRGRKYAPKGEAFEQAVEKWKQLCTDEGAVYDRVIHMDGSEIAPTVTWGTTPAMSSPIDGTVPYPEEFATETERKAVQLALQYMGLKPGTKMTDIAVQHVFIGSCTNSRISDLREAAQIVKGKKVAPGVRALVVPGSQQVKKQAEEEGIAQMFIDAGFEWRDSGCSMCLGMNPDTVPAGEHCASTSNRNFEGRQGKGARTHLVSPAMAAAAAIYGHFVDVRTLYKEAVR from the coding sequence GTGGCGCCAAAGACGATTATTGAAAAAATTTGGGATGAGCACGTTGTGTACCGTGAAGATGGGAAGCCAGATTTATTATACATTGACTTACATCTCGTTCATGAAGTGACATCGCCGCAAGCGTTTGAAGGATTGCGGCAAAAAGGAAGAAAAGTGCGCCGCCCAGATTTAACGTTTGCGACGATGGATCATAACGTTCCAACGATCAATCGATTCGTCGTTGAAGATGAAGTGGCAAGAAATCAAATGACGGCATTGGAGCGGAACTGTCGTGAGTTCGGCGTTCCGCTTGCCGATTTAAACAGTCCAGAACAAGGCATTGTACATGTCATCGGTCCGGAACTTGGATTGACGCAACCGGGAAAAACAATCGTGTGCGGGGATAGTCATACGTCAACACATGGCGCTTTTGGAGCGTTAGCGTTCGGAATCGGCACGAGTGAAGTCGAACATGTGTTGGCGACGCAAACGTTATGGCAACACCGCCCGAAAACGATGCAAGTGAACGTCACAGGTGCATTGGCACCGGGTGTATCAGCAAAAGACGTCATTTTAGCGATTATCGGAAAGTTTGGTGTTGATTTCGGAACAGGGTATGTGCTTGAGTTTACAGGCGATGTTATTCGTCGTTTGTCGATGGAAGAGCGGATGACGATTTGTAACATGTCGATTGAAGCAGGCGCGCGCGCAGGGTTAATTGCTCCGGATGATGTAACGTTTGCATATTTGCGCGGGCGAAAATATGCTCCAAAAGGAGAAGCGTTTGAACAGGCCGTTGAAAAGTGGAAACAGTTATGCACAGATGAAGGAGCGGTATATGACCGTGTTATTCATATGGATGGAAGTGAAATCGCTCCAACCGTTACATGGGGGACAACGCCTGCGATGAGTTCTCCAATTGATGGAACCGTCCCTTATCCAGAAGAGTTTGCGACCGAAACGGAGAGAAAGGCAGTTCAGTTAGCCTTGCAGTATATGGGGCTAAAGCCAGGAACGAAAATGACGGATATTGCTGTTCAACATGTGTTTATCGGATCGTGTACGAATTCACGCATCAGCGATTTAAGAGAAGCGGCACAAATCGTGAAAGGAAAAAAAGTCGCACCGGGTGTAAGGGCGCTCGTCGTTCCGGGCTCACAACAAGTGAAAAAACAAGCGGAAGAAGAAGGCATTGCTCAAATGTTTATTGATGCAGGTTTTGAATGGCGCGATTCCGGCTGTAGCATGTGTCTTGGTATGAACCCAGATACTGTGCCAGCAGGAGAACATTGTGCTTCAACGTCAAATCGCAATTTTGAAGGACGGCAAGGAAAAGGGGCACGTACGCATCTCGTTAGTCCAGCGATGGCAGCTGCGGCGGCAATTTATGGACATTTTGTTGATGTGCGCACATTGTATAAAGAAGCGGTACGATAG
- the leuB gene encoding 3-isopropylmalate dehydrogenase, with the protein MYRIAVLPGDGIGKEVTKGAVKVLQAIGDRFGHTFHFSYGLIGGEAIDREGTPLPEQTLQMCKQSDAVLLGAVGGPKWDSHPPHVRPERGLLQIRKEMNLFANIRPVTFYNSLSASSPLKPHVIEGADFVIVRELVGGLYFGKPSERRVEKGEETVVDTLFYKRAEIERIITFAFTLAQKRKKKVTSVDKANVLESSRMWREVAEQVAKRFPDVQLEHMLVDNAAMQLVRSPKQFDVIVTENMFGDILSDEASMLTGSLGMLPSASLSVDGPALYEPIHGSAPDIAGQNKANPLATILSAAMMLRLSFGLTEEADVIERAVKQVLDAGYRTADIAQQGDCVLSTTAMVEKVKDAILDDVAIERIMQVYV; encoded by the coding sequence ATGTATCGTATCGCTGTGTTACCTGGGGATGGCATTGGAAAAGAAGTGACAAAAGGAGCGGTAAAAGTTTTGCAAGCGATTGGTGATCGTTTCGGACATACGTTTCATTTTTCATACGGTTTGATCGGTGGAGAAGCGATTGACCGTGAAGGAACTCCGCTTCCAGAACAAACGCTTCAAATGTGTAAACAAAGCGATGCGGTATTGCTTGGTGCTGTTGGTGGACCGAAATGGGACAGTCATCCGCCGCACGTTCGTCCCGAAAGAGGACTGTTGCAAATTCGGAAAGAAATGAACTTGTTTGCAAATATTCGTCCGGTGACGTTTTATAACAGCTTATCAGCTTCTTCACCATTAAAACCACATGTGATTGAAGGAGCCGACTTTGTTATCGTTCGGGAGTTAGTCGGAGGTTTATATTTCGGAAAACCGAGTGAACGACGTGTGGAAAAAGGGGAAGAAACGGTTGTTGATACGTTGTTTTATAAACGAGCAGAAATCGAGCGCATTATCACGTTTGCTTTTACTCTTGCACAAAAGCGGAAGAAAAAAGTCACCTCTGTTGATAAAGCGAATGTGTTAGAGTCAAGTCGCATGTGGCGGGAAGTAGCTGAACAAGTCGCTAAGCGTTTTCCGGACGTTCAACTTGAACATATGCTTGTCGATAATGCGGCTATGCAGCTCGTTCGTTCACCAAAACAGTTCGATGTGATTGTCACAGAAAATATGTTTGGCGATATTTTAAGCGATGAAGCATCGATGTTAACAGGATCGCTCGGCATGCTTCCGTCGGCAAGCTTGTCTGTTGACGGACCTGCATTATACGAACCGATTCACGGTTCGGCTCCAGACATTGCTGGACAAAATAAAGCGAATCCGCTTGCAACGATTTTATCAGCAGCGATGATGCTTCGCTTATCGTTCGGACTTACAGAAGAGGCCGATGTCATCGAGCGAGCTGTTAAGCAGGTGTTGGATGCGGGATATCGTACCGCAGACATTGCCCAACAAGGTGATTGTGTATTATCGACGACAGCAATGGTCGAAAAAGTAAAAGATGCCATTTTAGATGATGTAGCGATTGAACGAATTATGCAAGTATATGTGTAG
- a CDS encoding metallophosphoesterase family protein → MNVLIISDSHGLTTELQTIVSRHKQHVDAIIHCGDSELTSDHEALQHMLVVRGNCDHERRFPTDLVEEVNGVRFFITHGHLYNVKMTLMNLYYKAKEVGARIVCFGHSHIAGCEQIDDVLFINPGSIYLPRLRREKTYAMLHIDETNTTVHFYNIDGQLLHDVTGIYKTQ, encoded by the coding sequence GTGAACGTATTAATCATAAGCGATAGCCACGGATTAACAACTGAATTACAAACAATCGTTTCACGTCATAAACAACATGTCGATGCAATCATTCATTGCGGTGACTCGGAGTTAACGAGCGATCATGAAGCGTTGCAACATATGCTTGTTGTGCGAGGAAATTGCGACCATGAACGTCGTTTTCCAACCGATCTTGTTGAAGAAGTGAACGGTGTTCGCTTTTTCATTACACATGGTCATTTGTACAACGTCAAAATGACGCTCATGAACCTATATTATAAAGCAAAAGAAGTTGGGGCACGCATCGTTTGCTTCGGTCACTCGCACATTGCAGGATGTGAACAAATCGATGACGTCCTTTTTATTAATCCAGGAAGCATTTATTTACCGCGCCTGCGTCGTGAAAAAACATATGCCATGCTACATATAGACGAAACAAACACAACCGTACATTTTTACAACATTGACGGGCAGCTCCTTCATGATGTAACGGGCATATACAAAACACAATAG